One Mixta gaviniae genomic window carries:
- a CDS encoding FxsA family protein, whose amino-acid sequence MRWLPLLILFVLAWIEITLFIQVAHVMGVLLTMMLVIFTSCIGVSLVKNQGVKNFMLMQQKLAQGESPAAEMIKSVSLIIAGVLLLLPGFFTDLLGLLLLLPPVQKHLTLKLMPHLRVWRGPGAGPDSGYTMEGEYERKEHDRLGHDDDRHDR is encoded by the coding sequence GTGCGCTGGTTACCGTTATTAATACTGTTTGTACTCGCCTGGATTGAGATCACACTGTTTATCCAGGTGGCGCACGTGATGGGCGTGCTGCTGACGATGATGCTGGTGATCTTCACCTCCTGCATCGGCGTGTCGCTGGTGAAAAACCAGGGCGTGAAGAACTTTATGCTGATGCAGCAGAAGCTGGCGCAGGGCGAAAGCCCGGCGGCGGAAATGATCAAAAGCGTGTCGCTGATTATCGCCGGCGTGCTGCTGCTGTTGCCGGGTTTCTTTACCGACCTGCTCGGCCTGCTGCTGCTGTTGCCGCCGGTGCAGAAGCACCTGACGCTGAAGCTGATGCCGCACCTGCGCGTCTGGCGCGGCCCGGGCGCCGGGCCTGACAGTGGCTACACCATGGAAGGCGAGTACGAACGTAAAGAACACGATCGTCTCGGCCACGACGACGATCGTCACGATCGCTGA
- the aspA gene encoding aspartate ammonia-lyase, translated as MANNIRIEEDLLGMREVPADAYYGVHTLRAIENFCISSHKISDIPEFVRGMVMVKKAAALANKELQTIPRNVANAIIQACDEVLNNGRCMDQFPVDVYQGGAGTSVNMNTNEVLANIGLELMGHQKGEYQYLNPNDHVNKCQSTNDAYPTGFRIAVYASILKLLDAISQLGDGFERKAVEFETILKMGRTQLQDAVPMTLGQEFHAFNVLLSEEIKNITRTAELLLEVNLGATAIGTRLNTPDGYQQLAVQKLAEVSNLPVTPAEDLIEATSDCGAYVMVHSALKRLAVKLSKICNDLRLLSSGPRAGLNEINLPELQAGSSIMPAKVNPVVPEVVNQVCFKVIGNDITVTMASEAGQLQLNVMEPVIGQAMFESIQILTNACYNLLEKCVNGITANKAVCEAYVFNSIGIVTYLNPYIGHHNGDIVGKICAETGKSVREVVLERGLLTEAELDDIFSVPNLMRPAYKAKRYTDENEN; from the coding sequence ATGGCAAATAACATTCGTATCGAAGAAGACCTGTTAGGCATGCGCGAAGTTCCGGCGGATGCCTATTACGGCGTTCATACTCTGCGTGCGATTGAGAATTTCTGTATCAGCAGCCACAAAATCAGCGACATTCCTGAGTTTGTGCGCGGCATGGTAATGGTGAAGAAAGCAGCGGCGTTGGCCAACAAAGAGCTGCAAACCATTCCGCGCAACGTCGCCAACGCCATTATCCAGGCCTGCGACGAGGTGCTGAATAACGGCCGCTGCATGGATCAGTTCCCGGTTGATGTCTATCAGGGCGGCGCAGGCACTTCGGTGAACATGAACACCAACGAAGTGCTGGCCAATATCGGCCTTGAGCTGATGGGGCACCAGAAAGGGGAATACCAGTACCTGAACCCCAACGATCACGTCAATAAATGCCAGTCCACCAACGACGCCTATCCGACCGGGTTCCGCATCGCGGTGTACGCCTCAATCCTGAAGCTGCTGGACGCCATTTCCCAACTCGGCGACGGCTTTGAGCGCAAGGCGGTCGAGTTCGAAACCATCCTGAAAATGGGCCGCACCCAGCTGCAGGATGCGGTGCCGATGACGCTCGGCCAGGAGTTTCACGCTTTCAATGTGCTGCTGAGCGAAGAGATTAAAAATATCACCCGCACCGCCGAGCTGCTGCTGGAAGTAAACCTGGGCGCCACGGCGATCGGCACCCGGCTGAATACGCCGGACGGCTACCAGCAGCTGGCGGTGCAGAAACTGGCGGAAGTGAGCAACCTGCCGGTGACGCCGGCGGAAGATCTGATCGAAGCGACATCCGACTGCGGCGCCTACGTCATGGTGCATTCCGCGCTGAAACGTTTGGCGGTGAAGCTGTCGAAAATCTGTAACGACCTGCGCCTGCTCTCATCCGGCCCGCGCGCCGGCCTGAACGAAATCAACCTGCCGGAACTGCAGGCAGGCTCATCGATTATGCCGGCCAAGGTCAACCCGGTGGTGCCGGAGGTGGTCAACCAGGTCTGCTTTAAAGTGATCGGCAACGACATCACCGTTACCATGGCCTCTGAAGCGGGCCAGCTGCAGTTAAACGTGATGGAGCCGGTGATCGGCCAGGCGATGTTCGAATCGATCCAGATCCTGACCAATGCCTGCTATAACCTGCTGGAGAAATGCGTCAACGGCATTACCGCCAATAAAGCGGTGTGTGAAGCCTATGTCTTTAACTCCATCGGCATTGTGACCTATCTCAACCCTTACATCGGACACCATAACGGTGATATCGTCGGCAAAATCTGTGCGGAGACCGGCAAGAGCGTGCGGGAAGTGGTGCTGGAGCGCGGCCTGCTAACCGAAGCGGAGCTGGACGACATCTTCTCCGTTCCCAATCTGATGCGCCCGGCTTACAAAGCAAAACGTTATACCGATGAAAACGAAAACTAA
- a CDS encoding co-chaperone GroES yields the protein MKIRPLHDRVIVKRKEVESKSAGGIVLTGSAAGKSTRGEVLAVGNGRILENGSVKPLDVKVGDVVIFSEGYGAKTEKIDNEEVLIISESDILAIVEA from the coding sequence ATGAAAATTCGTCCATTGCACGATCGCGTTATCGTCAAGCGTAAAGAAGTTGAATCCAAATCTGCTGGCGGCATCGTTCTGACCGGCTCCGCAGCGGGTAAATCTACGCGCGGTGAAGTGTTGGCTGTGGGCAATGGTCGCATCCTGGAAAACGGCAGCGTGAAGCCGCTGGATGTGAAAGTGGGCGACGTTGTGATTTTCAGCGAAGGTTACGGCGCTAAAACCGAGAAGATCGACAACGAAGAAGTACTGATTATCTCTGAAAGCGACATTCTGGCAATCGTTGAAGCCTGA